Proteins encoded in a region of the Methanobrevibacter millerae genome:
- a CDS encoding cobaltochelatase subunit CobN, with protein sequence MCSLNISFAQDNNNTITSADSNQYDKSMLLISDNGGTNIFDSAANEVLNNYSNVNIQVRSSNQISTMKEDELYELVDKSDIVMANWLTTDADSVFTNLLLKYPNLSNKEMFLILETSSSSQLKTFNLVKNSTINYHKIFDDSTYTADFLNEYFQTTKRGQSYTSVNDYLTNGNGNKVDSKYNQAVLYKDCNDKENQINQILWALNTCGFNCQYANPVFHQSYQYGIYREKYMSLEEYKKQYFNSSRKYTVGLLESNMYVSSASLEPYYALIKSLESKGANVIPVVAAGGSDDQYKVMVEYFTNAPDYQSFLDNPSEYESHVDAIVSMPAYGIGGTLFDKVTEFFETAGVQVFRAVHSDYVNNGEWELSTTGLPGNRSDKWWHVAIGEAQGIIEATFVGGVTHEISPNTGAERSGYKPHDTNIDLLTNRIVSWIDLKYTENADKKISLIYYNYPPGKQNIGSSYLDSITSIYNLLLALKTEGYDVGELPENTSQLEDMIIKCGINVATWAPGELEKLANRSNVVLLPVSEYIGWFENLQPISKLQVVEGPVAYIGELSRNAIAINYTDPMDERLTEWYSEIIALLPDNYTSQAVPILDNIVASLKQYLKTGLESDYDVFLKYKKQWADLNVPGLNGWGDAPGNIMTVWRNGTQYFVIPGLTFGNVFVAPEPQRGWEADSDALYHSSAVAPTHQYLAAYYYFQEYYPQSMVFVGRHATHEWLPGKEVLLSSTDYGSIVVGDTPQIYFYISDGLGEGIQAKRRGFAVMISHLTSPLAYTQLYGNLTSLANLINEYENSLNQSSKDALVSEIRHLVETNNYVHSMGISNDTFNKLSSDDVVSTVDSFIKSVQNEIYTWGLHAIGQNWTDKDIGLSVSTALSQQFTYNGVTTSLYDEIAQIKYSKKYNELNSLERDIVMNLSSDVVISLIYYSSNEVAQVLGVNSSSLIAAFDYAKLYISLIKLSVNEEINSFIDALNGKYIAPGPAGDVLDVNSLPTGGNFFHDQSQELPTAEAYEYGSVLTLLALEGLTDDTEKLVMGIWCVETARDNGALISVVLYLLGMEPIYSSSPSAGGYVQVGNDEDHDDHEHDDDEVSVGVKTRIMPSVIKLNDLTRPDGWAKKRIDVTVITSGNFRDLYSTQAILMDNAFRVALARSYMYILDNDELMNSKWAKDIEEGLDQIMASVDYYGVGGESFEENYVAKHWINDFIYYKELGYNTTYAAECAITRIFAPPNGDYGAGIAKSVSLSWTWNDTDELADFYLGRMGNMYSRFYWGETNPLVFARALNNTNDLIVSRNTNVYGVLDNDDFFDYWGGLSMTMAYVNGNTPNMNVLMYGNKNTPYTTSIEQAIAKEILTRYSNPDWISGMMQEGYSGARYISNKFLTDLLGWSVTRPEAVSNYMWDDAYDVYFNDKYGIGVSDWLKTGNNNYAFISSAGTLLTAAYEGYWKTDSATLSNVANQWAEAVIANGVACCDCSCGNIAMMQWAVDFINPDLLAKFADQIFQATNHNFFNPANFQNNPNTDSADSQTDENSGMNTTNANVKSNTTSSTLKSDSATSGFNNGDTARGIGVTSSQSATASSASEINGPENTGEEGADSSSKSYEVEKSVSSSSTTTEKSMSIQLIICVIILVGIFAIGYFRNKNKQDEF encoded by the coding sequence ATGTGTAGTTTAAATATTTCATTTGCACAGGATAATAATAATACAATTACCTCTGCTGATTCAAATCAATATGATAAATCTATGTTGCTTATTAGTGATAATGGAGGAACAAATATTTTTGATTCAGCGGCTAATGAAGTGTTAAATAACTATTCAAATGTTAATATTCAGGTTAGAAGTTCAAATCAGATTTCTACTATGAAAGAAGATGAACTCTATGAACTTGTTGATAAAAGTGATATTGTCATGGCAAACTGGTTAACTACAGATGCTGATTCTGTTTTTACAAATTTGTTATTAAAATATCCTAATTTGTCAAATAAAGAAATGTTTTTAATATTGGAAACATCCTCTTCTTCACAGCTTAAAACATTTAATTTGGTTAAAAATTCTACTATAAATTATCATAAAATCTTCGATGATAGTACATACACAGCCGACTTTTTAAATGAATATTTCCAAACAACAAAAAGAGGACAATCATACACATCTGTAAATGATTATCTGACCAATGGGAATGGAAATAAAGTGGATTCCAAATATAATCAGGCGGTTTTATATAAAGACTGCAATGATAAAGAAAATCAAATTAATCAGATATTATGGGCATTGAATACCTGCGGTTTTAATTGCCAGTATGCTAATCCGGTTTTCCATCAGTCCTATCAATATGGTATATATAGGGAAAAATATATGTCATTGGAAGAATACAAAAAGCAGTATTTCAATTCATCAAGAAAATATACTGTTGGTTTGCTTGAAAGTAATATGTATGTATCCAGTGCTTCTTTAGAACCGTATTATGCATTAATAAAATCATTAGAATCCAAAGGTGCTAATGTTATTCCTGTTGTAGCGGCAGGAGGTTCAGATGACCAATATAAAGTCATGGTTGAATATTTTACCAATGCTCCAGATTACCAATCATTTTTAGATAATCCATCAGAATATGAAAGTCATGTTGATGCAATCGTTTCAATGCCTGCTTATGGTATTGGAGGAACATTATTTGATAAAGTAACTGAATTTTTTGAAACTGCCGGAGTACAAGTATTTAGAGCTGTCCACTCAGATTATGTGAATAATGGTGAGTGGGAATTAAGTACTACAGGTCTTCCAGGAAACAGAAGTGACAAATGGTGGCATGTTGCCATTGGTGAAGCACAAGGTATAATTGAAGCTACTTTTGTTGGTGGTGTAACTCATGAAATATCCCCTAATACTGGTGCGGAACGTTCTGGATACAAACCACATGATACAAACATTGATTTATTAACTAATCGTATTGTTTCATGGATAGATTTGAAGTATACAGAAAATGCAGATAAAAAAATCTCATTAATCTATTATAATTATCCTCCGGGAAAACAAAATATCGGTTCAAGTTACTTGGATTCAATAACTAGTATCTATAATCTTTTGCTTGCTTTGAAAACTGAAGGATATGATGTTGGTGAACTTCCAGAAAATACCAGCCAATTGGAAGATATGATTATTAAATGCGGTATTAATGTAGCTACATGGGCTCCAGGTGAACTTGAAAAATTAGCTAATAGGTCTAATGTAGTCTTGCTTCCGGTTTCTGAATACATAGGATGGTTTGAAAATTTACAGCCTATCTCTAAATTACAGGTTGTGGAAGGGCCTGTTGCTTATATTGGTGAGTTATCAAGAAATGCAATAGCCATTAATTACACAGATCCTATGGATGAGAGGCTGACTGAATGGTATAGTGAAATTATTGCATTGCTTCCGGACAATTATACTTCTCAGGCAGTTCCAATTTTAGATAATATTGTTGCATCTTTAAAACAGTATTTAAAGACAGGTTTAGAATCAGATTATGATGTTTTTTTAAAATATAAAAAGCAATGGGCTGATTTGAATGTGCCTGGTTTGAATGGTTGGGGAGATGCTCCGGGCAATATTATGACCGTTTGGAGAAATGGAACACAATACTTTGTAATTCCGGGTTTAACATTCGGTAATGTGTTTGTGGCACCTGAACCTCAAAGAGGATGGGAAGCAGATTCTGATGCATTATATCACAGCTCTGCAGTTGCTCCAACACATCAATATTTGGCTGCATATTATTATTTCCAGGAATATTATCCACAATCAATGGTATTTGTTGGAAGACATGCAACTCATGAATGGTTGCCTGGTAAGGAGGTCTTATTATCTTCTACAGATTACGGTTCTATTGTTGTTGGCGATACTCCTCAAATATATTTCTACATTTCTGATGGTCTTGGTGAAGGAATTCAGGCTAAAAGAAGAGGTTTTGCAGTAATGATTTCTCATTTGACTTCTCCTTTGGCTTATACTCAACTTTATGGAAACTTAACTTCTTTAGCCAATCTGATAAATGAATATGAAAATTCATTAAATCAAAGTTCTAAAGATGCACTCGTATCTGAAATCAGACATCTTGTTGAAACAAATAACTATGTTCATTCTATGGGCATAAGCAATGATACATTCAATAAGTTATCTTCGGATGATGTTGTTTCCACAGTCGATTCTTTCATTAAATCTGTTCAAAATGAAATTTATACTTGGGGTTTGCATGCGATTGGACAGAATTGGACAGATAAGGATATTGGATTGTCAGTATCGACAGCCTTATCTCAACAATTTACATATAATGGCGTAACTACTTCATTATATGATGAAATTGCACAAATAAAATATTCTAAAAAATATAATGAGCTTAATTCTCTTGAAAGAGACATAGTAATGAATTTATCTTCAGATGTTGTAATCTCCTTGATTTACTATTCAAGTAATGAAGTGGCACAGGTGTTAGGTGTAAATTCATCTAGTCTAATTGCAGCATTTGACTATGCAAAATTGTATATATCTTTGATAAAACTGTCTGTTAATGAAGAAATAAATTCATTTATTGATGCATTGAATGGAAAATATATTGCTCCTGGTCCTGCAGGTGATGTATTGGATGTTAATTCTTTACCTACTGGAGGAAATTTCTTCCATGATCAATCTCAAGAACTTCCAACTGCAGAAGCATATGAATATGGAAGTGTTTTAACACTGCTTGCATTAGAAGGATTAACAGATGATACTGAAAAGCTTGTAATGGGAATTTGGTGTGTTGAAACAGCAAGAGATAATGGTGCATTAATTTCAGTTGTTTTGTATTTACTTGGAATGGAACCTATTTATTCATCTTCACCAAGTGCCGGTGGATATGTTCAGGTGGGTAATGATGAAGACCATGATGACCATGAACACGATGATGATGAGGTTAGTGTTGGTGTAAAAACTAGAATCATGCCTTCTGTAATCAAACTCAATGATTTGACTCGTCCTGATGGATGGGCTAAAAAAAGAATTGACGTTACTGTTATCACAAGTGGTAACTTTAGAGATTTATATTCTACCCAAGCTATATTGATGGATAATGCATTTAGAGTTGCATTGGCCAGATCATATATGTATATTTTAGACAATGATGAATTAATGAATAGCAAATGGGCTAAGGATATTGAAGAAGGTTTGGATCAAATCATGGCCAGCGTTGATTATTATGGTGTTGGTGGTGAATCATTTGAAGAAAACTATGTTGCTAAACATTGGATTAATGATTTCATTTACTATAAGGAGTTAGGATATAATACTACTTATGCTGCTGAATGTGCAATAACACGCATTTTTGCACCACCGAATGGTGATTACGGTGCAGGAATTGCAAAATCAGTATCTTTAAGTTGGACTTGGAATGATACTGATGAATTAGCTGATTTCTATTTAGGCAGAATGGGAAATATGTATTCCAGATTCTATTGGGGTGAAACAAATCCATTAGTATTTGCAAGAGCATTGAACAATACAAATGATTTGATTGTTAGTCGTAACACTAATGTTTATGGTGTTTTAGATAATGATGATTTCTTTGATTATTGGGGTGGACTTTCAATGACAATGGCTTATGTAAATGGAAATACTCCAAACATGAATGTATTGATGTATGGAAATAAAAATACTCCATATACTACATCAATTGAACAGGCTATTGCAAAAGAAATTCTCACTCGCTACTCAAATCCTGATTGGATATCTGGAATGATGCAGGAAGGTTATAGTGGTGCTAGATATATTTCCAATAAATTTTTAACTGATTTGCTTGGTTGGTCTGTAACAAGACCTGAAGCTGTTTCAAATTATATGTGGGATGATGCATATGATGTTTACTTTAATGATAAGTATGGAATAGGAGTGTCAGATTGGTTAAAAACAGGAAATAATAATTATGCATTTATATCTTCTGCAGGTACATTATTGACTGCGGCTTATGAAGGTTACTGGAAAACAGATTCCGCAACATTATCCAATGTTGCAAATCAATGGGCAGAAGCTGTAATTGCAAATGGTGTTGCATGTTGTGACTGTAGTTGTGGTAACATAGCTATGATGCAATGGGCAGTTGATTTTATTAATCCTGATTTGCTTGCCAAATTTGCTGATCAAATTTTCCAGGCAACTAATCATAATTTCTTCAATCCAGCTAATTTCCAGAATAATCCTAATACTGACAGTGCAGATAGCCAAACAGATGAAAATTCTGGTATGAACACTACAAATGCCAATGTTAAATCAAATACCACTTCATCCACTTTAAAATCAGACAGTGCTACATCCGGTTTTAATAATGGTGATACTGCTAGAGGTATTGGTGTAACTTCATCACAATCAGCCACTGCATCCAGTGCTTCTGAAATAAATGGTCCGGAAAATACTGGTGAAGAAGGCGCTGATTCTTCATCCAAAAGTTACGAAGTTGAAAAATCAGTTTCAAGTAGCAGTACAACAACTGAAAAATCCATGTCTATACAGTTGATAATATGTGTAATTATTTTAGTTGGAATTTTTGCTATTGGATACTTTAGAAATAAAAATAAACAAGATGAATTTTAA
- a CDS encoding DUF3344 domain-containing protein — MKFRNNFLLCLLVSFLIIMTVGVAFADEAPAMELVETGTVSGDAHIESANPWKTSGSVEYIIPDNVDEIKSAYAIVNSYSGSGAPTYALYSNITLNTSNGFEVLGYEDLYSEFSMTNDPLVYVVNNHTTKQYSDYQSVFNITEKVKNLSAGDKITVSVENTRKDGYNFDARIKLISIILIYDDGDDDKINYWLNIGQSWTQSTRSNLINTKDFDGEYDEVTFENIGLSTYNALSRINNKLIYDPIYEKTGSYFIDDIWNITNNFQIRQDTNFSYKASTNGYGSFKSNVQLLKVVKSYLTVTSGITPQYKDTIYAGVQNNLTINVKSSQDLNATVKLYNNKNLVFNEQISLKNGINQKLYFIDSKIRPVTANTVNGAKNNYEKYTLVIEDSAGNIVNSTDVSYAVLYNGNLGKDLAYPAFNGTVNRVYNIAGDVVVLTQDDSVYAGSSAAGLESTFDVKDSDVVEALLYVSYNWDKIASGDFNSWKVSFNNVLVNPVANYRDQSNLGTYGRYGYGLVVYNVTALVKSGANKLVLNKDAGGSAVYPPSLVLLTNNDENKTFKTVYIAENADLLSKPTNIESGSYTFMDVDTTDLIKSTLYVFAASAQSGEGNIIINDKSYNDIWTGTSNSLNYFMINSTDDIKNNNKIYFQATGSTILALHQIIVCEKSLEFNTISATITPPYANTVFAGVNNTLTVDIVNGNKAFDGSVKLLAGGKEIASSDLSLKYNSTGKVTFVDKTIRPIDKSTVNGEKNKKEDYTLLIVDKFDNVLNSTSASFNVLYNGNLGKDLAYPAFNGTVNRVYNITGDVVVLTQDDSVYAGSSATGLESTFNVKDSGVVEALLYISYNWDKVASGDFNSWNIAFNGKTIAPVANYRDQSNLGTYGRYGYGLVVYNVTALVKSGANKLVLNKDAGGSAVYPPSLVLLTDNSKSTTYKLVYIAENADLLSKPANIESGSYTFMDVNSDDSIKSTLYVFAAGAQAGEANVVVNEKGYNNIWNGTSNSLNYHLIDMTNSILKSNKIYFQATGSTILSLHDILVVEFEKITPQLNLSAEDITVGENVNIDVVLPQDATGNVTLNNSTISIKNGKATFVISNLDVGDYKFIVNYSGDDKYNPTSNDVNVKVKDNKSVNLTSPDVQKYYKGSERLYVYLKDYAGNPISNESISIKLNGVSYNRQTDKNGVVSIALGLGSNEYDADIAFNGSKKYNSAKITSKVIIKPTVNGTDVVKVFRNGTQYYATFRDSTGKYLADGTEVQFNINGVLYTRSINGDKGLAKLNINLPKGEYVITATNSVTGENAANNIEVISKIVENNDLTKYYRNASQYTVKIIGDDGKAVGKGIDVKFNINGVFYTRTTNESGIAKLNLNLQPGDYIITAEYGDCKVSNNIKILPVLSASDLKMSYRDGSSFKAKLLDGKGIPLANEKIQFNVNGVFYTRTTNSTGVARLNINLMAGEYIITSSYNGANIANTISIRG, encoded by the coding sequence ATGAAATTTAGAAATAATTTTTTATTATGTTTATTGGTTTCATTTTTGATTATAATGACAGTAGGTGTAGCATTTGCTGATGAGGCACCTGCTATGGAATTAGTTGAAACTGGAACTGTATCAGGGGATGCGCATATTGAAAGTGCAAATCCTTGGAAAACATCTGGAAGTGTTGAATATATAATTCCGGATAATGTTGATGAAATTAAATCGGCTTATGCAATTGTAAATTCGTACTCTGGGAGCGGTGCTCCTACTTATGCTTTATACTCTAATATAACATTAAATACATCAAACGGATTTGAAGTATTGGGCTATGAAGATTTATATAGTGAATTTAGTATGACTAATGATCCTTTAGTTTATGTAGTGAATAATCATACTACAAAACAATATTCTGATTATCAATCTGTTTTTAACATAACTGAAAAAGTTAAGAATTTATCTGCAGGTGATAAAATCACTGTTTCTGTGGAAAATACAAGAAAAGATGGTTATAATTTTGATGCTAGAATAAAGTTAATATCAATAATATTGATTTATGATGATGGAGATGATGATAAAATCAATTATTGGTTAAATATTGGACAGTCATGGACTCAATCCACGCGTTCTAATTTAATTAATACTAAAGATTTCGACGGAGAATATGATGAAGTAACTTTTGAAAATATTGGTTTATCTACTTATAATGCATTATCTCGGATTAATAATAAGTTGATTTATGACCCGATTTATGAAAAGACAGGAAGTTATTTTATAGATGATATATGGAACATTACAAATAATTTTCAAATAAGACAAGACACTAATTTTTCATATAAGGCGTCTACAAATGGTTATGGTTCTTTTAAATCAAATGTTCAATTATTAAAGGTTGTTAAATCATATCTTACTGTAACTTCAGGTATAACTCCACAATATAAGGACACTATTTATGCAGGTGTTCAGAACAATTTGACAATAAACGTTAAATCAAGTCAAGATTTGAATGCAACTGTTAAATTATATAATAATAAAAATTTAGTTTTCAATGAACAAATTAGTTTAAAAAATGGAATAAATCAAAAATTATATTTCATTGATTCAAAAATCAGACCCGTAACTGCCAACACTGTAAATGGAGCAAAAAATAATTATGAAAAGTATACATTAGTTATTGAAGATAGTGCAGGTAATATAGTTAATTCAACAGATGTCTCTTATGCTGTATTATATAATGGAAATTTAGGTAAGGATTTGGCTTATCCTGCTTTTAATGGTACTGTTAATCGTGTTTATAATATTGCTGGTGATGTTGTTGTTTTGACTCAGGATGATTCTGTTTATGCTGGAAGCAGTGCTGCTGGCCTTGAGAGTACTTTTGATGTTAAAGATTCTGATGTTGTTGAGGCTTTGCTTTATGTTTCTTATAATTGGGATAAAATAGCTTCTGGTGATTTTAATTCTTGGAAAGTTTCTTTTAATAATGTTTTAGTTAATCCTGTTGCTAATTATCGTGACCAGTCTAATCTGGGTACTTATGGAAGATATGGTTATGGTTTAGTTGTTTATAATGTTACTGCTTTGGTTAAATCTGGTGCTAATAAGTTGGTTTTAAATAAGGATGCTGGTGGCAGTGCTGTTTATCCTCCATCTTTAGTTTTATTAACTAATAATGATGAAAATAAAACTTTTAAAACGGTTTATATTGCTGAAAATGCTGATTTGTTATCCAAACCTACAAATATTGAATCAGGGTCATACACATTTATGGATGTTGATACAACTGATTTAATTAAATCTACATTATATGTATTTGCTGCCAGTGCACAATCAGGTGAAGGAAATATAATTATCAACGATAAATCATATAATGACATTTGGACTGGAACTAGCAATTCATTAAATTATTTCATGATTAATTCAACTGATGATATTAAAAATAATAATAAAATTTACTTCCAGGCTACTGGTTCAACAATTTTGGCATTGCATCAAATTATTGTCTGTGAAAAATCATTGGAGTTTAATACAATTTCAGCAACAATTACACCTCCATATGCAAACACTGTTTTTGCTGGAGTTAATAATACTTTAACCGTTGATATTGTTAATGGTAATAAGGCATTTGATGGTAGCGTAAAATTATTGGCTGGCGGTAAAGAAATAGCATCCAGTGATTTGTCTCTCAAATATAATTCAACTGGAAAAGTTACCTTTGTTGATAAAACAATTAGGCCAATTGATAAATCTACGGTTAATGGTGAAAAAAATAAAAAAGAGGATTATACTCTTTTGATTGTGGATAAGTTTGATAATGTTTTAAATTCCACTAGTGCTTCTTTCAATGTTTTATATAATGGTAATTTAGGTAAGGATTTGGCTTATCCTGCTTTTAATGGTACTGTTAATCGTGTTTATAATATTACTGGTGATGTTGTTGTTTTGACTCAGGATGATTCTGTTTATGCCGGCAGCAGCGCCACTGGTCTTGAGAGTACATTTAATGTTAAAGATTCTGGTGTTGTTGAAGCTTTGCTTTATATTTCTTATAATTGGGATAAAGTAGCTTCTGGTGACTTTAATTCTTGGAATATTGCATTTAATGGTAAGACCATTGCTCCTGTTGCTAATTATCGTGACCAGTCTAATCTAGGTACTTATGGTAGGTACGGTTATGGTTTGGTTGTTTATAATGTTACTGCTTTGGTTAAATCTGGTGCTAATAAGTTGGTTTTAAATAAGGATGCTGGTGGAAGTGCTGTTTATCCTCCATCTTTGGTTTTATTGACTGATAACAGTAAAAGCACTACTTATAAATTGGTTTATATTGCTGAAAATGCTGATTTATTATCCAAACCTGCAAATATTGAATCCGGATCATACACATTTATGGATGTTAATTCTGATGACTCAATTAAATCTACATTATATGTATTTGCTGCAGGTGCACAGGCTGGTGAAGCTAATGTTGTGGTAAATGAAAAAGGATATAATAATATTTGGAATGGTACAAGTAATTCATTAAATTATCATTTAATTGATATGACTAATTCCATATTGAAATCCAATAAAATATATTTCCAGGCTACAGGATCTACCATTTTATCATTACATGATATTTTAGTTGTAGAATTTGAAAAAATTACTCCTCAATTAAATTTAAGTGCTGAAGATATCACTGTTGGTGAAAATGTAAACATTGATGTGGTACTGCCTCAAGATGCTACAGGTAATGTAACTTTGAACAATTCAACTATTTCAATTAAAAATGGAAAAGCAACTTTTGTTATTTCCAATTTGGATGTTGGTGATTATAAATTTATAGTAAATTACTCCGGTGATGATAAATATAATCCAACCAGCAATGATGTTAATGTCAAAGTAAAAGATAACAAATCAGTTAATTTAACTTCTCCTGATGTTCAAAAATATTACAAAGGGTCTGAAAGATTATATGTTTATCTTAAAGATTATGCAGGTAATCCTATTAGTAATGAATCAATTTCCATTAAATTAAATGGAGTAAGTTATAATCGTCAAACTGATAAAAATGGTGTCGTTTCTATTGCTTTAGGTTTAGGAAGTAATGAATATGATGCCGATATTGCATTTAATGGCAGTAAAAAATATAATTCTGCTAAAATAACATCTAAAGTAATTATTAAACCAACTGTAAACGGTACTGATGTTGTTAAAGTTTTCAGAAATGGAACTCAATATTATGCCACATTTAGAGATTCAACAGGAAAATATTTGGCTGATGGAACTGAAGTTCAATTCAATATTAATGGTGTATTGTATACTAGATCTATAAATGGTGATAAAGGTCTTGCAAAATTAAATATTAATTTACCTAAAGGAGAATATGTTATCACAGCAACAAATAGTGTAACTGGTGAAAATGCAGCTAATAATATTGAAGTCATATCAAAGATTGTTGAAAATAATGACTTGACTAAATATTATAGGAATGCAAGCCAGTATACTGTTAAAATTATTGGTGATGATGGTAAAGCTGTTGGTAAAGGTATCGATGTAAAATTCAATATTAATGGAGTATTCTATACTCGCACAACTAATGAATCAGGCATTGCTAAACTTAATCTTAACTTGCAACCTGGTGATTATATAATTACCGCAGAATATGGTGATTGTAAGGTATCAAATAATATTAAAATTTTGCCTGTTTTGTCAGCCAGTGATTTAAAAATGTCTTATAGGGACGGATCTTCGTTTAAAGCCAAACTGTTAGATGGAAAAGGTATTCCATTAGCAAACGAAAAAATACAATTTAATGTAAATGGTGTATTTTACACCAGAACTACTAATTCAACAGGTGTTGCAAGGCTTAATATTAATTTGATGGCCGGTGAATATATTATAACTTCAAGTTATAATGGTGCAAACATTGCAAATACTATTTCAATTCGTGGATGA